The following nucleotide sequence is from Arvicola amphibius chromosome 1, mArvAmp1.2, whole genome shotgun sequence.
gaggcaggcggagctctgtgagttcaaggccagcctgatccacagagcaagtctcaggacagccagggccacatagagagaccctgtctcaaacaaaaaccagcacttgggagtttaagacaggaggatcagaaaatcCCATAGTTTGAGGCTATCATGGTTTTCATAGTACCAGTCCAGCAAGAGACACAGTGAAACctggtcttaaaaacaaaataaatgaatgttttggCTTAGGTGACAAGTCTGCTATTGCATGGTATGAGACTGGTGGGTTAGCAAGAACATGTTTAACTCTTGGGAATGGACCAAACTGTTGAGGCAGGGAGACAAGCATCAAGATTCTGATGCCTCTGTATTTCCATACTGGGTCATAGTTCCCATAGGAGTCTCAGGTGGACAGGGATAACCAAGTCTGTGTTTGTGAGTTTCCAGAATCATGGTGAGTGGAGTCAGTAGGGATATGAAAGAagtcatgcctataatcccagctactagggaggatgaggcaggtggattacaGATTCAATTCAGGTTTGCTAATTAACTGAAGACCCAGTCTCACATCAGAAAAcaatgggccagtgagatggctgggATGGTggtggtaaagacacttgctataTGAGCCAGATGACCCAAGTtccattcctggaacccacatgaggTGGCGGGGAAGAAGCAGCTTCACAGCTTTCCTGTGTGTGATACCCAATATgcgcacacacaacacaaatgTGCTGACCCAGAAACACTGTAGGCAATCAAAGCCAGCACAAGTAAAAGGCCTAAATGACAGCTGGTGATCGTCCAGGCTGTCCACTCTGGAGCAGGGATGCATGCAAGGTGATCTGTAGGCTCCCAGCATAGCCGCCAAGGGCCTCCCCACTCTATGTGGCCTGCATGACCGTGACCAGTTGGCTTGAAGTGAACTATGGAGCCAGAAGCCTGAAATGATTGAGGGCCAAAAAAATGATCACGGTGTGCCTGGAGCAGTCAGAGGAGTTCTTTGAAGGAGAGGCTGCAGCCCAGGTTGCTGAGATCTGTGAGCTGGGATCCAGGACCATGGCCACTTTCCACCTTTCAGCCAGGGTAATGATAAGCAATCTGGTATCACTCAGGTGACAAAACTGGCTGGGTAATTGCCTAGCAGTAGCCCTGCACCATCTTGCCCTGCAGACAAGTCTCCGGGAGTTTGCTCAGTCTGTTCAAGTCAacctctgcctctgagcactTGCTCAGGCAGAATACTCTGTAGGGTCACAGCTTGAGGTTGGGAATTGTGGGAGttatggggtggggtggggtggggaggaggcgagGGTGTTTAGCAAAGCTTCTCAGAAGAGCAAAGGTTGGGTATGTGAAAAGTAGGGAGGATACTAGGCTAGTGATTTGGGCAGTGAATGGGTGTGGGGGAAGTTCTATAGTTTCCTGGTTTCTGTCCCCAGTACTCAGCTCCTGGGACAAGAATCACTGAGCAGACATTTCCAAATCTAGTCTCTCCAAAGTGCGAGCATTATGACATCCACTTtattgtgggtgtgggtgtatgaATCTGTGCTTATGTTTACAGAGGCCAAAGGTTgccatcaggtgtcttcctttattctccaacttagtttttgagacaaggtctctcacaaAACCTGACGCTCACTCtttggctagcctggctggccaggaggTCCCCGTTacccacctgtctccacttcccactAATcgctttctatttattcttttactttggcTTAATAAATTCACTTATTCAAAACCAAAAGTATGGTTGTTGTACTTCATTCTCTAGAGCCTACAAACAGTGAAGCTGGGTAGAGAAGGCAGGACTATGACAGTGATGTGGGGCTTGCAGGACCCGGCTCATCTGGTGACTGGAAAAGAGGTGACAAAGCATAGTTCTGACTCAGAGTTAGCATACAAGGTAAGAGTAAGTGGGACAAAGTAGGGTGGGACCAAGGAGGACTTTCGGTTTTTCTTCTCCAGATTCTTATATTTCCCAGAAGCAGCAGTTGTGAAGAGTTATGGCCATACAGGAATATGAGATTTTTTGAGAATCCCTTTGCGCTAGAACAGGATCTGTGTTTGCGTGTATTGTCTGTGAGGGAGTACATGTAACCAAGCCAGCACATGTGGAGATTAACAGAGGATGCCTTCCTCAGTCACCGAGACAAGGTCTTTCAACAGAACCGTTAACTCACtttttcagctagactggctggctactAAGGCCTCAGGACCTGGCTCTTTCTGCCCCGTCCCGGCCACAGACATatggcaccatgcccagttttaaagtgggtgctgggaatctgaactcagatcttggTTGTACCTAGTAttacatctctccagccccagacaggAGTCTATCCAGATAGCAGTAGGTCCCACTGAGGACTGGTGAAAGACTGCTTTCCCGGGTACTCTGGCTGGAGCTAGACGAGAGGCATGGCCTGgcatattgtgtatgtgtgtgttatgtattccATATGTAGCTGGGATGACTTGGATTTCTGATCCTCCAGACTCTACTCCCCACCCAGTTCTGAAATGAATGCCTCCATCAGCACTCCTGGTGTTGGTGCTGGAGGTAGAACCCATAGCTTtgtgcaggctaggcaagcacttactgagctacatctccatccTTGGTACATTCTTAAATAGGAACCTCTAACTCTCTAGAGCTGGAACTGGGGCAGACGCCAGCACCAGAAAGGGGTCTGCAGATGAAGATAAAGTTCAGTTCtccagtcaggcggtggtggtgcacacctttaatcccagcactcaggaggcagagacaggcggatctctgagtttgaggccagcctggtctacaagagctagctccaggacaggctctaaaactacagcgaaaccctgtctcaacaaaacaaaacaaaacaaaacaatctttttgggctggagagatgcctcagaagttaagagcatgggctgctctaccagaggtcctgagttcaattgccagtgactacatggtggctcacaaccatctataataagatctggtgccctcttctggcctgcaggtgtatatgcagtcagaacactgtatagaatataaataaataaatctttttttttttaaagttcagttcTGCATCCAGCTCTGCCTACCTATCAACCACAGCCaccaaggctttttttttttttactcctgtgAACCCCTTGGTCTCAGAATCAGGGGGCTCTAGCTTACCCAGATCTAGCTTTCCACAATGCCTTCCTAAttcttgatatttaaaaaaagaaaacacaattttttttttgagatggtcttgctatgtagcccaggttggccttgaacttaagaaaaaagaaagcgatcctcccatctctgcttccttagtgcgtggatataccaccatgccttggaactttttttccccttctgttttaCTGTGCTGTAGCTTGGCTGGAACTTGCCACTTATATCAagccaaatgctaggattaaaggtgtggccatcAGGCTTTAGGAGGACAACTTTAGAGTTGATTTTCTTTCCCACCTCACGGAGGGTTCTCAGTTCACACTGACATTATCAGGGTTGCTTGTGCAAGCACTTGAACATGATGAGCCATCTTAATGGTCccgtgttttgtttatttttcaagacggCTTTCGAGGAACTAGCCCTGTAtaaattcagagatttgcctgcctttgcctacttgttttttggtttttaaataaaggaaaacaactgaAAATTCTATCTTATCTGGTTTCTGGAAGTTGTGGAACAGAATGGTGGGCACTGTCTGCCCCTACTTATAGCTGGCTAGGGTGGCACTGAGCTGGAGACCTGGATTCCAGGGCTGCGGTGCCAGGTGGACAGTGACAAAAGTATTGGAGGAAGGTCAGGTTCTGTGAAGCCAATTCCAAGTCCCCTCCCATGGTGTGTTAGTACCCTGGACCCAGTAGGTGGCAGCCTACTGCTTATTTgaggggagggcaggagaagAGTTCACCCTCAttctgctcttgcaggagactcaagtttggtttccagcacccacaagtgCCTGGGGATCTCACACCCTTTTCTAATCTCCATGGGCATTGCactcatgttcacacacacacacacacacacacacacacacacacacacacacacacaaattaataaaaatatcttatctGAGGGGCAAGGGACCTAGGACACAGCACAGGCTGGCTCATCTTGCCTCCTTTAttatcccttcctccctcaaatTACAAAAATCTCTGCAGGCTCTCCAACCCAGCCCAACACAGCTGGTTCAGAATTGTGAAAGAATGAGATGCTCCCCCTCTGACAGTTGTGACACCACAGGAGCAAATGAGATTGGGTCTGTGTGGCGCTGAGGAGGTGGCAGCTGAGCCTGGGCCTCATCTCTTGCCTCAGGCTCCATGCTCAAGCCTTCCTCAGCCTTACCCGCCCGGGAGTCGGCACGACCCCGGCGCCAGGTCTGTGGGGGTGCTGGGGCGGTGGTACTGAAGGTGTAGTGTCATGGTGGGCCGTGAGGCCGTGGAGAAGTCACACTGCATGCACGAGTAGCAGCCACGTGTGTGTTCCCACACGATGTGGCTGGGGGCCACGTAccctgcaggcaggcaggcaggcagaccgTCGTCAGTCCCGGGTTCCACCCCAAAGGACCTTTCCACAGGGTTGGTGGATGTCAGCCACGGCAAATTAGACTTTTCCCTACGTTCATTCCCCTCAGCATCCAGGGTCCTTTCTCTTGGGCTTGACTGCCCAAGACTGCCAATCACTGAAGGCACCAAGTTTGGCTCCCATCCCTGGACCATTCAGATACCGACAAGCGCAAGTTTTTACACAACGCCGACGCAGATGAAGGTATAGGTGCCAGGCATTTGAAAGGTAAAAATCATGTATTTCAAAGGAGGCCCTGCTGCTTCCGAGCATACACAGGGCCGGCACAGGGCACAGGATGAAGGCCCCTCCACCCTGCCCTGGTCGTCACCTGCACGCACCTGAGGGCGCATCGGAGCCGCCCTGAGGTCTTCTGGGACTTCCAGCAGCACCTGCAGGAAAGAGGCAGGTAAAGTTCGGAATAAAGGTGGGCCTAACCAGCTTTGCAGGCAACTGGTTCCCACACTCACCTTGACTCTTTTTCCAGATGGCAGTGCTGGAAGCTGGAGGTCCTGGAGCAGCAGCCAGGAATGGGCGCAGTCGCGGGGGACTCAGTCCAAAGGGCGCAGGGTTCAAGTAGGGAAGGAAGGGCCCACTGGGGGCAGAGGTGAAAGGCTCAAGTAATGGGAAAGGCAGACTTAGAGTAGATGAAGGGTCAGAGTCTGTGGGGTGCTCGGGCACGGGTGGCTCTTTGTCTAgggcagggggtggtggtgggactGGGCTCTGAGCATGCTCTGCACAAACATGCAGATGCTTGAAGAGGGAGCGGTGAGTGCGGAAGCGCAGGAGGCAATTCTCACACCTGGGGGTAGACACAGGACTGAACTGTCTCCTGGGCAACAATAGGAAGGGGCCTAGTCATTGCTACCCAGGGACCAGGATGTGGGAAGGGTATCTAGGTTGAAATCTCTGTGACTCTGTGCCCAAATGAAGGAGCCTGCTCTACAAGCCTTCCCTTATGGAAGTCTTAATCCTTCCCGACCTCTCCAGCTCAGAGCCTCAAGCTCTGACTTCCCTTGGGCAGCCAGTTTTCCATATAAGAAGTGAGATGGAACCGGACAGAACCACAGCATGTATACTTTGCCACTCCAGCTGATCCTTAGTCAGAGCGACTTACTCTCATTCACATCCATCCTCCATGCACTGCTGGGGCTGTTTTCCCAGACCATGTTCATGCCCCGCCCCTCCTCCGTACAGACTAGAAAGGGATCAACAGAGCGGAAGGTCCAGGTCTCACTTGAAGTAGCGGTTGGGCTTGTAATGCAGCTTGCCATGGGCCACCAGGTCCTGCATGCTGGGGAAACTCTCAGTGCAGCTC
It contains:
- the Znf414 gene encoding zinc finger protein 414 isoform X1, with the protein product MEEPSKPSPDMLATAESSSSEPDKEVASPDVVATATLSSVEEPGPNPTPIPPVWDRGGPPQQVAAPAPDTCQPGSTSTGVGANEDLWLPRRRLPPGKQIPCSSPGCCLSFPSIRDLAQHLRTHCPPTQSLEGKLFRCSALSCTESFPSMQDLVAHGKLHYKPNRYFKCENCLLRFRTHRSLFKHLHVCAEHAQSPVPPPPPALDKEPPVPEHPTDSDPSSTLSLPFPLLEPFTSAPSGPFLPYLNPAPFGLSPPRLRPFLAAAPGPPASSTAIWKKSQGAAGSPRRPQGGSDAPSGYVAPSHIVWEHTRGCYSCMQCDFSTASRPTMTLHLQYHRPSTPTDLAPGSCRLPGG
- the Znf414 gene encoding zinc finger protein 414 isoform X2, whose amino-acid sequence is MEEPSKPSPDMLATAESSSSEPDKEVASPDVVATATLSSVEEPGPNPTPIPPVWDRGGPPQQVAAPAPDTCQPGSTSTGVGANEDLWLPRRRLPPGKQIPCSSPGCCLSFPSIRDLAQHLRTHCPPTQSLEGKLFRCSALSCTESFPSMQDLVAHGKLHYKPNRYFKCENCLLRFRTHRSLFKHLHVCAEHAQSPVPPPPPALDKEPPVPEHPTDSDPSSTLSLPFPLLEPFTSAPSGPFLPYLNPAPFGLSPPRLRPFLAAAPGPPASSTAIWKKSQGAAGSPRRPQGGSDAPSGACR